The DNA region TTTTGGCCATTGAGGTCGCACCGACCTGGTCATTGATGTTAGTGCCATTGGGTTTGTCGCCAATAACCACTACTTCGGCTCCCAATTCACGGAAGACATTGGGGGCGATGTGGTAAGTGGCACCATGTGCACAATCGACCACCAGTTTGAGCCCTTCAAGGGTCTGATCCGCTGGAAAATTCCCTTTGCAGTATTCGATATAACGGCCAGCAGCGTCGGTGATACGGGACACTTTCCCGAGCAGATGAGACTCCACACAATCCAGTGTTTTTTCTAGCTCAGCTTCAATTTCCAGTTCTAAATCATCATCCAGTTTGGTGCCTTTAGATGAGAAAAATTTGATGCCGTTATCATAGTAAGGATTGTGGGAAGCACTGATCACCACCCCAGCTTCAGCACGGAATGTCCGGGTCAGATATGCCACAGCAGGCGTGGGCATTGGCCCCATTAGCATCACATTCAACCCAGCCGCCGACAACCCCGCCTCCAGTGCTGACTCAAACATATAGCCGGAAATGCGGGTATCTTTGCCAATCAACACTTTGCGGGTGCCAGTACGAGACAATACTCGCCCAGCAGCCCACCCGAGCTTTAACGCCAATTCCGGCGTCATTTTGCCCGAACCCACTTTGCCGCGAACACCATCGGTACCAAAAAATTTTCTTGTTGAACTCACGTTTGCTTACTCCATAACCTCACCCGTTCGCCGCAAGGTTACTGCATCTATTTACGGTTTCAGTTAGCAGCTTGAGTCGCTGCCAACACTTGCAAAACATCTAGGGTTTCCGGTACATCGTGTACCCGGATAATGTGAGCGCCCTGCATTGCCGCCAGCAATGCGCCACTCAGGCTACCAGCTAAACGCTCTGACACTGGGCGCTGCAAAAGATTGCCAATCATACTCTTACGCGATAATCCGATCAGCAAAGGTAACTCAAACTTGGCGAAATCCTGAAGATGAGCCAGTAATCGGTAATTATGTTCCAGTGTCTTGCCAAAACCAAATCCTGGATCCAACAACAACCGCTCGCGTGCTAGACCAGCGTCCGTACAACGAGCAATCTGCTGTGCAAAATAGTCACTGACTTCCGCCAATAAATTCTGGTACTGAGGAGCCGCCTGCATCGTCCGTGGTTGTCCCTGCATGTGCATGATACACACGGGCACTTGCAGCTCAACTGCGGTCTCAAGTGCACCAGGTTCCGTTAA from Shewanella dokdonensis includes:
- the folP gene encoding dihydropteroate synthase, which encodes MGILNVTPDSFSDGGQYRAFAAACRHADEMIAAGAHFIDIGGESTRPGAADVSVAEELQRVVPMVEYIAANSDVWISVDTSKPEVMAASVAAGAHLINDIRSLTEPGALETAVELQVPVCIMHMQGQPRTMQAAPQYQNLLAEVSDYFAQQIARCTDAGLARERLLLDPGFGFGKTLEHNYRLLAHLQDFAKFELPLLIGLSRKSMIGNLLQRPVSERLAGSLSGALLAAMQGAHIIRVHDVPETLDVLQVLAATQAAN